The following proteins are co-located in the Hydrogenophaga sp. RAC07 genome:
- a CDS encoding aldo/keto reductase translates to MPTLPPGLSRRQWLSTATASLAPLAWPALAQPAAASEVLVRRIPSSGEAVPVIGLGSWITFNVGNDSKARDACTEVVRAFFAAGGRVIDSSPMYGSSQPVIGHALAKLGRSTALFSAEKVWVGDVSRGAAQMEASRAFWGVPQFDLMQVHNLLSWEEHLPRLQAMKAAGRLRYVGISTSEGRRHAELERIMRTQKIDFVQLTHNLLDREAEQRLLPLAQERGIAVLVNRPFRQGSLLDQLARHPLPGWAGEIGCSNWAQVALKFVVSHPGVTCAIPATSQVAHLRQNMGAALGPMPDAALRERMARDVAAL, encoded by the coding sequence ATGCCGACTCTTCCGCCCGGGCTCAGCCGCCGCCAGTGGCTGAGCACCGCCACCGCTTCGCTGGCGCCGCTCGCCTGGCCTGCGCTGGCGCAGCCGGCTGCTGCGTCGGAGGTGTTGGTGCGCCGCATTCCGTCCAGCGGCGAAGCCGTTCCCGTGATCGGGCTGGGCAGCTGGATCACCTTCAACGTGGGCAACGACTCGAAGGCCCGCGACGCCTGCACGGAGGTGGTGCGCGCCTTTTTTGCAGCGGGCGGGCGGGTCATCGACAGTTCGCCCATGTACGGTTCTTCGCAGCCCGTGATCGGCCACGCGCTGGCGAAGCTCGGGCGCTCCACCGCGCTGTTCTCGGCCGAGAAGGTGTGGGTGGGTGATGTGTCGCGTGGGGCAGCGCAGATGGAGGCCTCTCGCGCTTTCTGGGGCGTGCCGCAGTTTGATTTGATGCAGGTGCACAACCTGTTGTCGTGGGAAGAACACCTGCCGCGCCTGCAGGCAATGAAAGCGGCCGGGCGCTTGCGCTACGTGGGCATCAGCACCTCGGAAGGCCGGCGGCACGCCGAGCTGGAGCGCATCATGCGCACGCAAAAAATCGACTTCGTGCAGCTCACCCACAACCTGCTCGACCGCGAGGCCGAGCAGCGACTGCTGCCGCTGGCGCAGGAGCGCGGCATTGCGGTGCTGGTGAACCGGCCGTTTCGCCAGGGCAGTTTGCTGGACCAGCTCGCGCGCCACCCGCTGCCGGGCTGGGCGGGCGAGATCGGCTGCAGCAACTGGGCGCAGGTGGCGCTGAAGTTTGTGGTCTCGCACCCCGGCGTGACCTGCGCCATCCCGGCCACCAGCCAGGTGGCCCACCTGCGGCAAAACATGGGCGCAGCCCTGGGCCCCATGCCCGACGCTGCGCTGCGTGAGCGCATGGCGCGCGACGTCGCCGCGCTGTGA
- a CDS encoding autotransporter domain-containing protein, giving the protein MKHPVGRGPACLPCSSNPVQRLFALSTLAACLLVARGEVLAAPCAPDASVTVSCTGLVINNPNQTITIQANTTVSNTGNNGVRINSSATNITLINNGTISSDIATLFNQGTITTFINNGVIGPGYHLYNQSGSIGTLTNLGSITGQFRSIYNTAPIITLNNRQGGSSPLVMTNSLVPTNYNIIIDSPSVYGKLSAPASVGNLTFGIYNTSVVAPGTYEDVLTGLDASRLTTTAGAFNGLSWSLLFDGANYDLVFAAPVPPGPTAQDTLSSMQSTAEGLRSAFAVQTAYLNPGLSYDCALFDSQGLCVAATGRNTSVQGSNAGATSGVVTLAWRVQPTLRLGGYVEQTIDSTGDPSVSVRKGNPDLGVFVVWNQRPDGDGPQVRVAHRQGQKKVDITRPVVAGSEPGSGTAGLTSRGTQLTLSHGVRLNDTWRVSPYVGVRAIEIERGAYSEAASASVTAPLSYGALSERSVTLLLGSHVAARLAPRFTLTGFAGVEHDQSRKTSEYSATGVAALLPLDFNSSPKKTRPVASIGGIFEINKTQQLSAQWVYRKEAFSSAATNSLLATYSVGF; this is encoded by the coding sequence ATGAAACACCCCGTTGGCCGCGGTCCGGCCTGCTTGCCGTGTTCGAGCAACCCAGTTCAGCGACTGTTTGCCTTGTCCACGTTGGCGGCTTGTTTGTTGGTGGCGCGTGGCGAGGTGTTGGCGGCTCCTTGTGCGCCCGACGCCAGCGTGACCGTCAGTTGCACGGGTCTGGTGATCAACAACCCGAACCAGACGATCACGATTCAGGCCAACACGACGGTGTCCAACACGGGCAACAACGGTGTTCGGATCAATTCCTCGGCCACCAACATCACCCTCATCAACAACGGCACGATCTCCTCGGACATCGCCACGCTGTTCAACCAGGGAACGATCACCACCTTCATCAACAACGGCGTGATTGGACCGGGTTACCACCTCTACAACCAGTCGGGATCCATCGGCACGCTCACCAACCTGGGGTCGATCACCGGCCAGTTCCGGTCGATCTACAACACGGCGCCCATCATCACGCTGAACAACCGCCAGGGAGGAAGCTCGCCGCTGGTCATGACCAACAGCCTGGTGCCGACCAACTACAACATCATCATCGACAGTCCCAGCGTCTACGGCAAGCTGTCGGCACCCGCCAGCGTGGGCAACCTGACCTTCGGCATCTACAACACCTCGGTGGTGGCTCCCGGTACTTACGAGGACGTGCTCACTGGCCTCGACGCTTCCCGGCTGACCACCACCGCAGGCGCGTTCAACGGCCTCTCATGGTCCCTGCTGTTCGACGGCGCCAACTACGACCTCGTGTTCGCCGCACCTGTCCCGCCCGGCCCGACGGCGCAGGACACCCTGAGCTCGATGCAGTCCACCGCTGAAGGCCTGCGCAGCGCCTTCGCCGTGCAGACCGCCTACCTCAACCCCGGCCTGAGCTACGACTGCGCGCTGTTCGACAGCCAGGGCCTGTGTGTGGCGGCGACCGGGCGCAACACCTCGGTGCAGGGCTCCAACGCGGGTGCCACCTCGGGCGTGGTCACGCTGGCCTGGCGTGTGCAGCCCACGCTTCGCCTGGGCGGCTATGTGGAGCAGACGATCGATTCGACCGGCGACCCGTCGGTGAGCGTGCGCAAGGGCAACCCGGATCTCGGCGTGTTCGTGGTCTGGAACCAGCGCCCCGACGGCGACGGTCCGCAGGTGCGCGTGGCGCACCGCCAGGGACAAAAGAAGGTCGACATCACCCGCCCGGTGGTCGCCGGCTCCGAGCCCGGCAGCGGCACCGCGGGCCTGACATCACGCGGCACCCAGCTGACGCTGAGCCACGGCGTGCGGCTGAACGACACCTGGCGCGTGAGCCCCTATGTGGGTGTGCGGGCGATCGAGATCGAACGCGGCGCCTACAGCGAAGCGGCCTCGGCCAGCGTCACCGCGCCGCTGAGCTACGGCGCCTTGTCCGAGCGTTCGGTCACCCTGCTGCTGGGCAGCCATGTGGCGGCCCGGCTGGCGCCGCGTTTCACGCTCACCGGCTTCGCCGGCGTGGAACACGACCAGTCGCGCAAGACCAGCGAGTACAGCGCCACCGGTGTCGCCGCGCTGTTGCCGCTCGACTTCAACAGCAGTCCGAAGAAGACGCGACCGGTGGCCTCGATCGGCGGCATCTTCGAGATCAACAAGACCCAGCAGCTCAGTGCGCAGTGGGTCTACCGCAAGGAGGCCTTCTCGTCCGCCGCCACCAATTCCTTGCTGGCCACCTACTCGGTCGGCTTCTGA
- a CDS encoding NAD(P)/FAD-dependent oxidoreductase: MNNDKQGPERLECDVLVIGGGPAGSTVSPLLAEKGHRVVLLEKAHHPRFHIGESLLPANLPLLDRLGVGEAVRAIGQYKPGAEFVSPHHDHTQTFEFADAWDKSMPFAYQVKRAEFDEILIRNAQRKGVDVHEGCKARSVEFLPDGGVRVHADHDDGRSTVWDAKFLVDASGRDTFLASRFKIKERNPRHNSAAVFGHFANARRNDGEAAGNITIFWFDHGWFWFIPLNDGATSVGMVTWPYHMKTRAGRTVEQFLMDNVATCAGLAERLKDAHLVTPVEATGNFSYAAQRNHGHNYLMLGDAYTFIDPVFSSGVWLAMSGGEIGAQTIDTCLRHPEQARAALKRFDRQSRHGPKAFSWFIYRVTNPIMRDFFMGPRNIFRVKEALLSTLAGDVYGGAPIGRSLLAFKALYFAANIMQPRRAFAAWRNRRANIRPVDDAALAQTP; encoded by the coding sequence ATGAACAACGACAAACAGGGACCCGAACGTCTGGAGTGCGACGTTCTCGTGATCGGCGGAGGGCCCGCCGGCTCCACCGTTTCGCCACTGCTGGCCGAGAAGGGCCACCGCGTGGTGCTGCTGGAAAAGGCGCACCACCCGCGCTTTCACATCGGCGAGTCGCTGCTCCCGGCCAACCTGCCCTTGCTCGATCGCCTGGGCGTGGGCGAGGCGGTGCGCGCCATCGGGCAGTACAAACCGGGTGCCGAATTTGTCTCGCCGCACCACGACCACACACAGACCTTCGAGTTCGCCGACGCCTGGGACAAGTCCATGCCGTTCGCCTACCAGGTCAAACGCGCCGAGTTCGACGAAATTCTCATCCGCAACGCGCAGCGCAAGGGTGTGGATGTGCACGAGGGCTGCAAGGCGCGCTCGGTCGAGTTCCTGCCCGACGGCGGGGTGCGCGTGCATGCCGATCACGACGATGGCCGCAGCACCGTGTGGGACGCGAAGTTTCTCGTGGACGCCTCTGGGCGCGACACCTTTCTGGCCTCGCGCTTCAAAATCAAGGAGCGCAACCCGCGCCACAACAGCGCGGCGGTGTTCGGCCACTTTGCCAATGCGCGCCGCAACGACGGCGAGGCCGCGGGCAACATCACCATCTTCTGGTTTGACCACGGCTGGTTCTGGTTCATTCCGCTCAACGACGGCGCCACCAGCGTGGGCATGGTGACCTGGCCGTACCACATGAAAACGCGCGCGGGCCGCACGGTGGAGCAGTTCCTGATGGACAACGTGGCCACCTGCGCCGGCCTGGCCGAGCGCCTGAAAGACGCGCACCTGGTCACACCGGTGGAAGCCACGGGCAACTTCTCCTACGCCGCGCAGCGCAACCACGGCCACAACTACCTGATGCTGGGCGACGCCTACACCTTCATCGACCCGGTGTTCTCCTCGGGCGTGTGGCTGGCCATGAGCGGTGGCGAGATCGGCGCGCAGACCATCGACACCTGCCTGCGCCACCCCGAGCAGGCGCGCGCCGCGCTCAAGCGTTTTGACCGCCAGAGCCGCCACGGGCCCAAGGCCTTTTCGTGGTTCATCTACCGCGTGACCAACCCCATCATGCGGGACTTCTTCATGGGGCCGCGCAACATCTTCCGCGTGAAAGAGGCGCTGCTCTCCACGCTGGCGGGCGACGTGTACGGCGGCGCGCCCATCGGGCGTTCGCTGCTCGCGTTCAAGGCCCTGTACTTCGCGGCCAACATCATGCAGCCCCGGCGCGCCTTCGCCGCCTGGCGCAACCGCCGCGCCAACATCCGGCCAGTGGACGACGCAGCCCTGGCCCAGACGCCGTGA
- a CDS encoding chorismate transformation enzyme, FkbO/Hyg5 family — protein MTLLHTAWPTPGNAGQVLGGVVMGDLSRAPDADWPLQRLRVPLLSARAAFLQEVWHTDGPVASGCSDGIHWRRHADVLYGVVELPEDTCAATGGTTPLQAASQLVYERVFGLLRAQGLPHLWRVWNYLADINGESHGLERYRQFNQGRYNAFVQAQRDTGGQVPAACAIGLAAGPLSVAFLAGTSPLVPLENPRQVSAWNYPAQYGPRAPTFSRAALAYPRGKEVLFVSGTASIVGHETLHAGDVAAQCVESVRNIGCMVQEANRVARSVRPFSLEGLSHRVYVRHAQDADTVQHTLAPLLRGATVVCVQADICRADLLVEIESQAIHPMPCP, from the coding sequence GTGACGCTGCTGCACACGGCCTGGCCAACACCGGGCAACGCCGGCCAGGTGCTCGGCGGCGTGGTCATGGGAGATCTTTCCAGGGCGCCCGACGCAGACTGGCCGTTGCAACGCCTGCGCGTGCCCTTGCTGTCTGCCCGCGCGGCCTTTCTGCAGGAGGTCTGGCACACCGATGGTCCGGTGGCATCGGGCTGCAGCGACGGCATCCACTGGCGGCGCCACGCCGATGTTCTCTACGGCGTGGTGGAGTTGCCTGAAGACACCTGTGCTGCCACCGGCGGCACCACACCACTGCAAGCGGCGAGCCAGCTGGTTTACGAGCGCGTGTTCGGTCTGCTGCGCGCGCAAGGCCTGCCCCACCTGTGGCGGGTGTGGAACTACCTGGCCGACATCAACGGCGAATCGCATGGACTGGAGCGCTACCGCCAGTTCAACCAGGGCCGATACAACGCCTTTGTGCAGGCGCAGCGCGACACCGGAGGCCAGGTGCCCGCGGCGTGCGCCATCGGCCTGGCGGCCGGCCCGCTCTCGGTGGCGTTTCTGGCGGGCACCTCGCCGCTGGTGCCGCTGGAGAACCCGCGCCAGGTGAGCGCCTGGAACTACCCGGCGCAATACGGGCCACGCGCACCCACGTTTTCGCGCGCGGCGCTGGCCTACCCACGCGGGAAAGAGGTGCTGTTCGTCTCGGGCACGGCCAGCATCGTGGGGCACGAGACGCTGCACGCAGGTGACGTGGCGGCGCAGTGCGTCGAGTCCGTGCGCAACATCGGGTGCATGGTGCAGGAGGCCAACCGCGTGGCGCGATCGGTCCGGCCGTTTTCGCTTGAAGGTTTGAGCCACCGTGTGTATGTGCGCCATGCGCAGGACGCCGACACCGTGCAGCACACGCTGGCGCCCTTGCTGCGCGGCGCAACCGTGGTCTGCGTGCAGGCCGACATCTGCCGGGCCGATCTGCTGGTGGAGATCGAGTCGCAGGCGATCCACCCGATGCCTTGTCCATGA
- a CDS encoding lysophospholipid acyltransferase family protein encodes MNTEARPRSLLWGLYEHLAMVVGLSALAVVCLSWLPLALVLYRVLPGPLGRWLGRQAIMRGFRLYVGVLRTLCTCRFDLGALDTLRDQGPMVIAANHPSLLDAVLITSRLPNAFCLMKSSLMDNPLFGAGARMARYVRNDNLLSAVLSCRRELQQGAQLVIFPEGTRTLGYPTNPLNPLSRSTALIATRAGVPVQTVIIEFSSPYVGKGWPLWRKPSLPLTCRVRLGRRFDAPHDARAFTTELEAYFRAELASPPAP; translated from the coding sequence ATGAACACCGAGGCCCGCCCCCGTTCGCTGCTGTGGGGCCTGTACGAACACCTCGCCATGGTCGTGGGCCTGAGCGCGCTGGCGGTTGTTTGCCTGAGCTGGTTGCCGCTGGCGCTGGTGTTGTACCGGGTGCTGCCCGGGCCGCTCGGCCGCTGGCTGGGGCGCCAGGCCATCATGCGGGGCTTTCGCCTCTACGTGGGTGTGTTGCGCACACTGTGCACCTGCCGCTTCGACCTCGGCGCGCTCGACACGCTGCGCGACCAGGGGCCCATGGTCATCGCGGCCAACCACCCTTCGCTGCTCGACGCGGTGCTCATCACCTCGCGTCTGCCCAACGCGTTCTGCCTCATGAAGTCCAGCCTGATGGACAACCCGCTTTTTGGAGCTGGTGCGCGCATGGCGCGATACGTGCGCAACGACAACCTGCTCAGCGCCGTGCTGAGCTGCCGGCGCGAACTGCAACAAGGCGCGCAGCTCGTGATCTTTCCCGAAGGCACGCGCACGCTGGGCTATCCGACCAACCCGCTCAACCCGCTGTCGCGCTCCACCGCGCTGATCGCCACCCGCGCCGGCGTGCCGGTGCAGACCGTGATCATCGAATTCTCCAGCCCCTACGTGGGCAAGGGCTGGCCGCTGTGGCGCAAGCCCTCGCTGCCACTGACCTGCCGCGTGCGCCTGGGCCGGCGGTTCGACGCGCCACACGATGCGCGCGCCTTCACCACCGAGCTCGAAGCGTACTTTCGCGCCGAACTCGCCTCACCGCCTGCCCCATGA